A single Roseinatronobacter monicus DNA region contains:
- a CDS encoding squalene/phytoene synthase family protein, producing MNDLAKKLRIGDPDRYAATLAAPEDVREQLWPLYAFNLEIARAPWMTAEPMIAEMRLQFWADVLDEIAQGKAPRAHEVASPLAELWRAADLPLALGHEMIAARRWDIYRDPFADNAALEAHLNATSGHLMWLGALALGVGPQAEAPLRDMGYAAGLANWLLAVPRLEAAGRIPLVDGRDNAVAALAQAGLMRLKRARAQRAKVPACALPVMLTGWQADAILTTAAKAPHLVQAGGIQSSEFKRRGSLLLRALSGRW from the coding sequence ATGAATGATCTTGCAAAAAAGCTGCGCATTGGTGACCCCGACCGCTATGCCGCGACCTTGGCCGCGCCGGAAGATGTCCGTGAACAACTTTGGCCGCTTTATGCTTTCAATCTGGAAATCGCGCGCGCGCCGTGGATGACGGCAGAACCGATGATTGCCGAGATGCGGCTGCAATTCTGGGCAGATGTGCTGGACGAGATTGCACAAGGCAAAGCGCCGCGCGCCCATGAGGTGGCAAGCCCCTTGGCCGAACTCTGGCGCGCCGCTGACCTGCCGCTTGCGTTGGGTCATGAGATGATCGCCGCGCGGCGCTGGGATATCTACCGCGACCCCTTTGCCGATAACGCGGCACTGGAGGCGCACCTGAACGCGACCAGCGGCCATCTGATGTGGCTGGGCGCGTTGGCCTTGGGGGTGGGGCCGCAGGCCGAAGCGCCGCTGCGCGACATGGGCTATGCGGCCGGGCTGGCGAACTGGTTGCTGGCTGTTCCGCGCCTCGAAGCGGCGGGGCGTATTCCGCTGGTGGATGGGCGCGACAATGCTGTCGCGGCGCTGGCGCAGGCTGGGTTGATGCGGCTAAAGCGCGCGCGGGCACAGCGCGCCAAAGTGCCCGCCTGTGCGCTGCCGGTCATGCTGACGGGATGGCAGGCGGATGCAATCCTGACAACCGCTGCGAAAGCGCCGCATCTTGTGCAGGCAGGCGGGATACAAAGCTCGGAATTCAAGCGCCGGGGCAGTCTTTTGCTGCGCGCATTGTCCGGGCGGTGGTGA